Part of the candidate division KSB1 bacterium genome, GGACCGCTCACAGGCTGCGAACTCAGCGGGACTCCTTTGCCCAAGAGCATCGCGTCCATGGGCACCGAATCGAGCACGTAGTTGACCCACACGCCGGCGCTGTCGTCTTCGAGTGCTGCGTCAACTGCCACGGCGCGCGTGCCCTCCTCCGACGATGCGACTAACTGTTGACCGTGCCGGAAGATGAGCAGAGCACCGAATGCCGCCAGGCATAGGGCCACCACCGCCAGCGCAAAGGCAGGCACGCGCCAGGAAGAAAAAGGCGCAGCGGCGAACACCTTGCGCCACCGCGCTTGCTCATCAGCGCGGAGACGGGCGCGAAGACCGACGTCGAATCCCGGGGAAGTACAGACTCGTGGGAGGTTGCGCAACTGAACCCGCAACAGGCGAAGCTTCTGCACCTGGGATGTACAATGCTCGCACTGCCGTAGGTGCTCCAGCAATCGCTGGCGGTCTCTCCCGGCGAGTTCCCCATCGACATAGTCCATGATGAGCGAAACAAAATCGTCGCAATTACCCATGGCCATCTACCAGACAGTTCCTCCTGCCTCGTGCACCTTCCCACCGCCGACCGTCTGCGTCAATTGGCGGCTATTTCCTCCAAACGCTTCTGTAACCTGAGCCGCGCGCGGTTCACGCGGGACTTGACCGTGCCCAACGGCGCCTTAATAATCTCGCTGATCTCCTCGTACGACAGCTCTTGGATGTCGCGCAAAATGATCACCTCGCGGAACTTCGGGGGCAACCTGTCGATCTCGCGTTGAATGATCGCCCCCTTCATGGTGCCGTCCACCTCCTGCTCCGGATCAAAGGCGCTATCCTCAATCTCATAGTCTTTGTCCTCGCAGCCGAGCTGGGAGATGGCCAGCAGGCGACGCCCTTTTCGTTTGCGCAACGCCGTCTTGGCCAAGTTGCCTGCGATGGTGTAGATCCACGTAGAAAAGCGCGCGATCCGGCGGTACGAATGCTTGTTGCGATACAGGCGCACGAAGGTGTCCTGAACAATGTCTTCGGCCTCCTCGCGGTTGCCCACGAAGCGGCAGACAAAGTTCGTCAGTTGGTTCTTGTACCGCCGGACGAGTACATCGAACGCGTAAAGGTCGCCGTTCTGAAACTTGGCGATCAATTCCTCGTCAGTGGGATGCAACCCTGCTCTGGTCTCTTTTGTCATGGTCACATGCACGCTATTTTAACGGCCGTGCGGAAAGCAAAGTTCCGTAGATTTTCCGGGGGTCTGCTCTCCGCGCCGCAGTTCTCTTGTTCGAGTCACTGCACTGCCGCGCGCGGGGCAGGCTGGCGCGCGCCAACAAGCTGCACCAGCAACAATTCTAACACCAAACGAGCCCGATTCCTGTGGGCGCTACTCTTGAGCGCGTTATCGGTGGCCAGCAACAACTCGAACGCCGCCCGCAGTTCCTCCGCCGTAAACCTCTTGCTCTGCTCCACGTATTTGTCCACGAAGTAAGAGGGAACGTCAAGTTTCTCGGCAAGCTCGGGAGCGGGCAAGCGCCCGGCCAGGCCGCGCGCAATAGTCAGTAGCCGGAAATGGCGCGCCATGCTGGCAAGCACCGCCGTGGGGGCTTCGCCCGCATCAAGTAAGTGGCGGAGGATGAGATGTGCCGCACGCAGGTCCCTCCTGCCCATGCTGTCACACAGCTCAAAGACCGTGAACCCCCTGGTCACGCCGATGGTGTTCGCTACGTCATCCTCGGCAATGGCAGTGCGGGGGTAGATGTTCATCAACACCTTGGTCAGCTCGCTAACAAGGGCGCGCAGCGAATTGCCTGTGCACGCATGAAGAAGGCGCAGGGCCTCTTCGCTGATCGCCACCCCCTGTTCGGCAAGATAGCTCCTCACCCATGCCT contains:
- a CDS encoding anti-sigma factor, which gives rise to MAMGNCDDFVSLIMDYVDGELAGRDRQRLLEHLRQCEHCTSQVQKLRLLRVQLRNLPRVCTSPGFDVGLRARLRADEQARWRKVFAAAPFSSWRVPAFALAVVALCLAAFGALLIFRHGQQLVASSEEGTRAVAVDAALEDDSAGVWVNYVLDSVPMDAMLLGKGVPLSSQPVSGPFLATDSVEGREMAPPPSLKPRLVSF
- a CDS encoding sigma-70 family RNA polymerase sigma factor; this translates as MTKETRAGLHPTDEELIAKFQNGDLYAFDVLVRRYKNQLTNFVCRFVGNREEAEDIVQDTFVRLYRNKHSYRRIARFSTWIYTIAGNLAKTALRKRKGRRLLAISQLGCEDKDYEIEDSAFDPEQEVDGTMKGAIIQREIDRLPPKFREVIILRDIQELSYEEISEIIKAPLGTVKSRVNRARLRLQKRLEEIAAN
- the holA gene encoding DNA polymerase III subunit delta; its protein translation is MDYWEARAQIEQGSIGKTYLLLGPEDFLAEDLLRRLIGSLLEPGAEQFNLDVFFASEADAASMVNAASAYPMAARHRVVVVKEAERLTAAGLQLLASYARRPCPTTCLAVMGESLDLRRQGARLLRAQATLVELKGLRDSRAQAWVRSYLAEQGVAISEEALRLLHACTGNSLRALVSELTKVLMNIYPRTAIAEDDVANTIGVTRGFTVFELCDSMGRRDLRAAHLILRHLLDAGEAPTAVLASMARHFRLLTIARGLAGRLPAPELAEKLDVPSYFVDKYVEQSKRFTAEELRAAFELLLATDNALKSSAHRNRARLVLELLLVQLVGARQPAPRAAVQ